A single window of Rhodamnia argentea isolate NSW1041297 chromosome 5, ASM2092103v1, whole genome shotgun sequence DNA harbors:
- the LOC115753056 gene encoding DNA-directed RNA polymerases II, IV and V subunit 11 encodes MNAPDRYERFVVPEGTKKVSYERDTKIINAASFTVEREDHTIGNILRMQLHRDENVLFAGYKLPHPLQYKIIVRVHTTSQSSPMQAYNQAINDLDKELDHLRNAFETEMAKHSRDY; translated from the exons ATGAACGCCCCTGATCGGTACGAGAGGTTCGTCGTTCCCGAAGGTACCAAGAA GGTTTCGTACGAGCGAGACACCAAGATCATCAACGCTGCTTCATTCACTGTCGAAAGGGAAGACCACACCATCGGCAACATTCTTcgcat GCAATTGCACAGAGATGAGAATGTACTCTTCGCTGGTTACAAGCTTCCTCACCCTCTGCAGTATAAGATCATTGTCCGG GTACACACTACAAGCCAGTCATCGCCCATGCAGGCATATAATCAGGCTATTAATGATCTTGACAAGGAACTTGATCATTTAAGGAATGCTTTTGAG ACTGAGATGGCTAAGCATTCAAGGGACTACTAG
- the LOC115753081 gene encoding carotenoid 9,10(9',10')-cleavage dioxygenase 1 isoform X1, producing MAEREEKVKYDEKRGREGIVEVNPKPKKGVTSRVVDYIEKLIVKFMHDSSQPLHYLSGNFAPVEDETPPVADLPVVGHLPDCLNGEFVRVGPNPKFAPVAGYHWFDGDGMVHGMRIKNGKATYVSRYVRTSKLKQEEYFGGSKFMKIGDLKGLFGLLMVNMQMLRAKLKILDVSYGTGTGNTALIYHHGKLLALSEADKPYVLKVLEDGDLQTLGMLDYDKRLAHSFTAHPKVDPFTGEMFTFGYSHMPPYITYRVISKDGFMHDPVPITISDPVMMHDFAITENYAIFMDLPLYFRPKEMVKDNKLIFTFDATKKSRFGVLPRYAKNELQIRWFELPNCFIFHNANAWEEEDEVVLVSCRLENLDLDMVNGTVKEKLENFTNELYEMRFNMKTGLASQKKLSAPSVDFPRINECYTGRKQRYVYGTILDNIAKVTGIVKFDLHAEPEEVKTKIEVGGNVKGVFDLGPGRFGSEAIFVPREPGITSEEDDGYLIFFVHDENTGKSAVNVIDAKNMSSDPVAVVELPHRVPYGFHAFFVTEEQLQELSKL from the exons atggcggagagagaggagaaggtGAAGTACGatgagaagagagggagagaagggaTAGTGGAGGTGAATCCCAAGCCGAAGAAGGGGGTGACGTCCAGGGTGGTGGACTACATAGAGAAGCTGATTGTCAAGTTTATGCACGACTCTTCTCAGCCTCTCCACTATCTCTCTGGCAACTTCGCTCCCGTCGAGGACGAGACCCCTCCCGTCGCTGACCTCCCTGTCGTCGGCCATCTCCCT GATTGCTTGAATGGAGAATTCGTTCGCGTGGGCCCCAATCCTAAGTTTGCCCCTGTCGCCGGATACCACtg GTTTGATGGAGATGG CATGGTTCATGGTATGCGGATAAAAAATGGCAAAGCTACTTACGTCTCTCGCTATGTGAGGACGTCGAAACTTAAGCAAGAGGAGTACTTTGGAGGATCTAAATTTATGAAG ATCGGAGACCTTAAAGGGCTTTTTGGTTTACTCATGGTCAATATGCAAATGTTGAGAGCAAAACTGAAGATACTAGATGTTTCATATGGAACAGGGACAG GCAATACTGCACTCATATATCACCATGGAAAACTCTTGGCGCTTTCAGAGGCCGATAAACCTT ATGTCCTCAAAGTTTTGGAAGATGGCGACTTGCAAACTCTTGGAATGCTTGATTATGATAAGAGACTTGCTCATTCCTTTACAGCCCATCCGAAGGTCGATCCTTTTACAG GAGAGATGTTCACCTTTGGGTATTCGCATATGCCACCATATATCACCTACAGGGTTATTTCAAAAGATGGATTCATGCATGATCCAGTACCAATTACCATTTCAGATCCCGTCATGATGCATGACTTTGCCATTACAGAGAATTATGCAATTTTCATGGATCTTCCTCTTTATTTCAGGCCCAAG GAAATGGTTAAAGATAACAAGCTAATATTTACATTTGATGCAACCAAAAAATCTCGCTTTGGGGTACTTCCACGTTATGCAAAGAATGAGCTTCAAATCAGATGGTTTGAGCTTCCAAACTGCTTCATTTTTCACAATG CCAATGCAtgggaggaggaagatgaagttgTTTTGGTTTCTTGCCGTCTTGAGAATCTTGATCTGGACATGGTCAATGGGACTGTCAAGGAAAAGCTCGAGAATTTCACAAATGAACT GTATGAAATGAGATTCAACATGAAAACTGGCCTGGCTTCACAAAAGAAGCTGTCTGCGCCTTCTGTCGATTTTCCGAGGATAAATGAGTGCTACACCGGCAG GAAACAAAGGTATGTGTACGGAACCATTCTGGATAACATTGCAAAGGTTACTGGAATTGTGAAGTTTGATCTGCATGCTGAGCCAGAGGAAGTGAAAACGAAGATTGAGGTTGGAGGAAATGTTAAAGGTGTGTTTGACCTGGGACCAGGTAGATTTGGTTCTGAAGCTATTTTTGTCCCTCGAGAGCCTGGCATCACttctgaagaagatgatgggtACCTGATATTCTTCGTACATGATGAAAACACAGG GAAGTCGGCAGTAAATGTAATTGACGCGAAAAACATGTCATCTGACCCTGTTGCAGTTGTTGAATTACCCCACAGGGTTCCTTATGGCTTCCATGCCTTCTTCGTGACTGAG GAACAACTTCAGGAACTGTCTAAGCTGTAA
- the LOC115753080 gene encoding uncharacterized protein LOC115753080, which produces MAFHVACPITCRRICYCSLGFPRSLRKDAFVHEILRLEEFLNDPWGIRAQEAAATLQVAVPKVVPLPPPPPQPAAVVDALGIVAGGGAGSAGADGADDALAAVSAQAKRAALQKKAAADMDAAEAYARRFESGDLADSSVDVVGEDHGHGHGHSNSKILCRMCLFGENEGSERAKKMLSCKSCGKKYHRTCIKSWAQNRDLFHWSSWTCPSCRICEICRRAGDPKKFMFCKRCDGAYHCYCQHPPHKNVSSGPYLCPKHTRCHSCGSNVPGNGLSVRWFLGYTCCDACGRLFVKGNYCPVCLKVYRDSESTPMVCCDNCQRWVHTHCDGISDDKYLHYQVDGNLQYICPTCRGECYQVKDLEDAVQELWRRKDFADRDLIASLRAAAGLPTQEEIFSISPYSDDEDSGPTVYKSEYGRSLKFSLKGLNEKSPKKPKEHGKKPTKKNIKKKPHQESSAGTPQPHPDFEPHHDVQSLAHNSNKDKNDGIHSERRGLVNVFTSPNARSSSHAEGISSINEPGALKHKFIEEVTAGTEEKKPRVLHIKSSKPQDLAGGVDSGQHASKSKNVNEKKLVIHLGTRNRNATNSPRSDASSCQREQDILASNGSEYMSHQRLTDKSLADRNDSTGEMSDFSGQSKVVKPGGKEGNLIKFGKIRSEVHDINPRLGTGADRVEIKPPEHTRLVFRRRNTEGSVPASESAGKTQMSRHEKVSLEKHRDGRPDMNIESYSDHVHTPVSQSLPKDSKPLLKLKFKNINRENPPSQLSLWDEEKSSIKGQRSKRKRPSPFMAKASNDGDEDVNRLHQDNLLDEIMDANWILKKLGKDAIGKRVEVHQPSDNSWHKGVVTDIIEGTSTLSVDLDDGRVKTVELEKQGVRFVSQKRKRSKT; this is translated from the exons ATGGCCTTTCATGTAGCTTGCCCAATTACATG TCGCCGAATCTGCTACTGCTCCCTAGGGTTTCCGAGGAGCCTCCGCAAGGATGCGTTCGTGCACGAGATTCTGAGGCTCGAGGAGTTCTTGAACGATCCGTGGGGGATTAGGGCTCAGGAGGCCGCCGCTACCCTCCAGGTCGCGGTTCCCAAGGTCGTTCCGctgcctccgcctccgccgcaaCCCGCGGCCGTCGTCGATGCGCTCGGGATCGTCGCTGGTGGCGGCGCTGGCTCCGCCGGTGCGGACGGCGCGGATGATGCGCTGGCCGCTGTGTCGGCGCAGGCGAAGCGTGCTGCGCTGCAGAAGAAAGCCGCCGCCGACATGGACGCGGCCGAGGCCTATGCTCGGCGATTCGAGTCTGGTGACCTTGCG GACTCCTCTGTAGATGTTGTTGGAGAAGACCATGGTCATGGCCACGGTCATTCCAACTCGAAAATATTATGCCGGATGTGcctttttggggaaaatgaagGGAGTGAAAGAGCAAAGAAGATGCTTTCATGCAAAAGTTGTGGCAAGAAGTACCACAGGACCTGCATTAAAAGCTGGGCGCAGAACAGGG ATCTTTTTCACTGGAGTTCATGGACCTGTCCCTCTTGCCGAATTTGTGAG ATATGCCGAAGAGCAGGGGATCCTAAAAAGTTCATGTTTTGCAAGAGGTGTGATGGTGCATATCACTGTTACTGCCAGCATCCCCCGCACAAG AACGTCAGTTCTGGACCTTATCTGTGCCCCAAACATACAAGGTGCCATAGTTGTGGATCCAATGTCCCTGGAAATGGCTTGAGTGTGAG GTGGTTTCTGGGATATACTTGCTGTGATGCATGTGGAAGATTGTTTGTCAAGGGTAACTATTGCCCTGTTTGTTTGAAG GTTTATAGAGATTCTGAGTCAACGCCAATGGTCTGTTGTGATAATTGCCAGCGTTGGGTTCACACTCATTGTGATGGCATCAG CGACGATAAGTATCTACATTATCAAGTAGATGGAAATCTCCAGTACATATGTCCCACATGCCGCGGAGAGTGCTACCAG GTCAAGGATCTTGAGGACGCTGTTCAAGAACTTTGGAGGAGGAAAGACTTTGCCGATAGAGATCTTATTGCTAGTTTGCGGGCTGCTGCTGGATTGCCCACACAGGAAGAAATCTTCTCTATTTCACCTTACTCGGATGATGAAGACAGTGGTCCCACCGTTTACAAAAGCGAATATGGACGGTCCTTGAAGTTCTCTCTTAAAGGTTTAAATGAGAAATCGCCGAAAAAACCAAAGGAACATGGGAAGAAACCTACCAagaagaatattaagaaaaagcCGCATCAAGAATCTTCTGCTGGGACTCCGCAACCACATCCAGATTTTGAACCGCATCATGATGTTCAATCTCTTGCCCATAACTCTAACAAGGATAAGAATGACGGCATACATTCCGAACGCAGAGGATTGGTCAATGTGTTTACTTCTCCCAATGCTAGAAGCTCGAGCCATGCTGAGGGAATAAGCTCCATCAATGAGCCTGGCGCATTAAAACACAAGTTCATCGAAGAAGTTACTGCTGGCACTGAAGAGAAGAAACCACGAGTCCTTCATATTAAGAGCAGCAAGCCTCAGGATTTAGCTGGTGGAGTTGATTCTGGACAGCATGCTAGCAAGTCAAAGAatgtaaatgaaaaaaagttggtCATACATTTGGGTACTCGAAATCGAAATGCTACGAATTCGCCCCGATCCGATGCTTCTAGCTGCCAAAGAGAGCAAGATATTTTGGCTTCCAATG GCAGTGAATATATGAGCCATCAGAGACTTACCGATAAATCTTTGGCGGATAGGAATGACAGCACTG gAGAGATGTCTGATTTCTCTGGCCAATCGAAGGTTGTCAAGCCTGGGGGAAAAGAAGGCAATCTCATCAAGTTTGGGAAAATAAGATCAGAAGTTCATGACATAAATCCAAGATTGGGCACTGGTGCTGATAGAGTTGAAATTAAGCCTCCAGAGCACACTCGTCTTGTATTCAGAAGAAGAAATACAGAAGGAAGTGTTCCTGCATCTGAATCTGCAGGTAAAACGCAAATGTCTAGGCATGAGAAAGTATCTTTGGAAAAGCACAGGGATGGCAGGCCTGATATGAACATCGAAAGCTACAGCGACCATGTTCATACACCCGTGTCGCAATCATTACCAAAAGATTCTAAGCCATTGCTGAAGCTTAAGTTTAAGAATATTAATCGTGAAAATCCACCCTCCCAACTATCCCTCTGGGATGAGGAGAAGAGTTCCATCAAGGGCCAAAGGTCAAAAAGAAAGAGACCGTCTCCATTTATGGCCAAAGCCTctaatgatggagatgaagatGTTAATCGGCTGCATCAAGACAACCTACTGGATGAGATTATGGATGCTAATTggatattgaaaaaattgggcAAAGATGCAATTGGAAAGAGAGTTGAGGTCCATCAGCCATCTGACAATTCTTG GCATAAGGGCGTGGTCACCGATATTATTGAAGGGACATCTACATTGTCTGTTGATCTGGATGATGGAAGAGTGAAGACCGTGGAACTTGAGAAGCAAGGCGTGcgttttgtttctcaaaagcgGAAGAGGTCAAAGACGTGA
- the LOC115753086 gene encoding cytokinin riboside 5'-monophosphate phosphoribohydrolase LOG1-like: MELGAANETAKGRFERVCVFCGSRAGHKSSFSEAALQLGQLLVEKKIDLVYGGGSVGLMGLISQTVHNGGRHVLGVIPRALLPHEISGQTHGEVKTVADMHQRKSEMAKHADAFIALPGGYGTMEELLEMITWSQLGIHEKPVGLLNVDGYYDSLLALFDKGVEEGFIEDSARQILVSANTAEELLKKMEEYEPVHDRVAPRQSWEVDQSLESTQSGET; encoded by the exons ATGGAATTAGGAGCAGCAAATGAAACCGCCAAAGGAAGATTCGAAAGGGTGTGCGTGTTCTGCGGTAGCAGAGCTGGACATAAGTCCTCTTTCAGTGAGGCAGCTCTTCAGCTTGGTCAACTCCTG GTGGAAAAGAAGATTGACTTGGTGTATGGTGGAGGGAGTGTTGGTTTAATGGGTCTAATATCCCAGACTGTGCATAATGGAGGTCGCCACGTTCTTGG GGTTATCCCTAGAGCGCTTCTTCCTCATGAG ATATCAGGACAAACACATGGAGAAGTGAAAACGGTAGCAGACATGCACCAAAGGAAGTCAGAAATGGCAAAGCATGCTGATGCTTTTATAGCACTACCTG GTGGTTATGGAACCATGGAGGAACTCCTAGAGATGATTACCTGGTCTCAGCTAGGAATACATGAAAAACCA GTGGGGTTACTGAATGTGGATGGGTACTATGACAGCTTGCTTGCCTTGTTTGATAAAGGAGTTGAAGAAGGCTTCATAGAGGACTCTGCAAGGCAAATACTAGTTTCAGCCAACACTGCAGAGGAACTCCTCAAGAAAATGGAG GAATATGAGCCAGTCCATGACAGAGTTGCACCCAGACAAAGCTGGGAAGTGGACCAATCATTAGAGTCTACTCAAAGTGGGGAAACTTAA
- the LOC115753083 gene encoding actin-related protein 7 — protein sequence MEAVVVDAGSKLLKAGPAVPDQAPSMIIPTQMKRMPEDGSLPENSLGEDIVVDPVVRGYIRDWDAMEDLLHHVLYTGLGWEMGNEGQILFTDPLCTPKAVREQLVQLMFETFNISGFYASEQAVLSLYAVGRISGCTVDIGHGKIDIAPVIEGAVQHIASRRLEIGGVDLTKLLAQELSKSNPGVNLNLSDVEKLKEKFSCCAEDEVAYAKIFNSHDVEEKHTLPDGQVIKIGREKYTVGEALFQPSILGLEAHGIVEQLVRSVTPVSSENHKQLLENTVLCGGTSSMDGFEDRFQREAGLCSSAIRPALVKPPEYMPENLTLYSAWVGGAILAKVVFPQNQHVTKADYDETGPSIVHRKCF from the exons ATGGAGGCTGTTGTCGTCGATGCTGGCTCCAAGCTCCTCAAAGCGGGACCCGCGGTCCCTGACCAGGCTCCTTCTATG ATCATCCCTACACAAATGAAGCGGATGCCTGAAGATGGATCATTGCCTGAAAACTCATTGGGTGAGGATATTGTTGTTGATCCTGTAGTGCGTGGATATATTCGAGATTGGGATGCGATGGAAGATCTGCTCCACCATGTTCTATACACTGGCCTAGGATGGGAAATGGGCAATGAAGGACAAATACTATTCACAGATCCGCTTTGCACCCCCAAG GCTGTGAGGGAGCAGTTGGTGCAACTGATGTTTGAAACATTTAACATCTCTGGCTTTTACGCGTCAGAACAAGCAGTGTTATCTCTTTATGCTGTAGGACGCATTTCTGGATGCACTGTTGATATTGGTCATGGGAAGATAG ATATTGCTCCAGTCATTGAAGGTGCAGTTCAGCATATTGCGTCTAGAAGATTAGAGATTGGGGGTGTTGATTTAACAAAGCTACTTGCACAGGAACTAAGTAAATCTAATCCAGGAGTCAACCTCAACCTTTCAGATGtggagaaattgaaagaaaagttcTCGTGTTGTGCTGAAGATGAAGTTGCTTATGCCAAGATATTCAATTCGCATGACGTTGAGGAAAAACACACGCTTCCTGATGGTCAG GTTATTAAAATTGGAAGAGAAAAGTACACTGTGGGTGAGGCTCTATTTCAGCCGTCAATACTGGGTTTGGAGGCACATGGCATTGTCGAGCAGCTCGTACGAAGTGTTACACCTGTGTCATCTGAGAATCACAAACAGCTTTTGGAAAATACTGTACTTTGTGGTGGCACTTCTTCTATGGATG GTTTCGAGGATAGGTTTCAGAGAGAAGCTGGACTCTGCTCGTCAGCTATTCGTCCCGCATTAGTGAAG CCTCCAGAATATATGCCAGAGAATTTGACACTCTACTCAGCTTGGGTGGGCGGGGCCATACTTGCCAAAGTTGTTTTCCCTCAGAACCAGCATGTTACTAAAGCAGACTACGATGAAACAGGACCTTCTATTGTTCATAGGAAATGCTTCTAA
- the LOC115753081 gene encoding carotenoid 9,10(9',10')-cleavage dioxygenase 1 isoform X2: MAEREEKVKYDEKRGREGIVEVNPKPKKGVTSRVVDYIEKLIVKFMHDSSQPLHYLSGNFAPVEDETPPVADLPVVGHLPDCLNGEFVRVGPNPKFAPVAGYHWFDGDGMVHGMRIKNGKATYVSRYVRTSKLKQEEYFGGSKFMKIGDLKGLFGLLMVNMQMLRAKLKILDVSYGTGTGNTALIYHHGKLLALSEADKPYVLKVLEDGDLQTLGMLDYDKRLAHSFTAHPKVDPFTGEMFTFGYSHMPPYITYRVISKDGFMHDPVPITISDPVMMHDFAITENYAIFMDLPLYFRPKEMVKDNKLIFTFDATKKSRFGVLPRYAKNELQIRWFELPNCFIFHNANAWEEEDEVVLVSCRLENLDLDMVNGTVKEKLENFTNELYEMRFNMKTGLASQKKLSAPSVDFPRINECYTGRKQRYVYGTILDNIAKVTGIVKFDLHAEPEEVKTKIEVGGNVKGVFDLGPGRFGSEAIFVPREPGITSEEDDGYLIFFVHDENTGKSAVNVIDAKNMSSDPVAVVELPHRVPYGFHAFFVTEEQLQELSKL, translated from the exons a tggcggagagagaggagaaggtGAAGTACGatgagaagagagggagagaagggaTAGTGGAGGTGAATCCCAAGCCGAAGAAGGGGGTGACGTCCAGGGTGGTGGACTACATAGAGAAGCTGATTGTCAAGTTTATGCACGACTCTTCTCAGCCTCTCCACTATCTCTCTGGCAACTTCGCTCCCGTCGAGGACGAGACCCCTCCCGTCGCTGACCTCCCTGTCGTCGGCCATCTCCCT GATTGCTTGAATGGAGAATTCGTTCGCGTGGGCCCCAATCCTAAGTTTGCCCCTGTCGCCGGATACCACtg GTTTGATGGAGATGG CATGGTTCATGGTATGCGGATAAAAAATGGCAAAGCTACTTACGTCTCTCGCTATGTGAGGACGTCGAAACTTAAGCAAGAGGAGTACTTTGGAGGATCTAAATTTATGAAG ATCGGAGACCTTAAAGGGCTTTTTGGTTTACTCATGGTCAATATGCAAATGTTGAGAGCAAAACTGAAGATACTAGATGTTTCATATGGAACAGGGACAG GCAATACTGCACTCATATATCACCATGGAAAACTCTTGGCGCTTTCAGAGGCCGATAAACCTT ATGTCCTCAAAGTTTTGGAAGATGGCGACTTGCAAACTCTTGGAATGCTTGATTATGATAAGAGACTTGCTCATTCCTTTACAGCCCATCCGAAGGTCGATCCTTTTACAG GAGAGATGTTCACCTTTGGGTATTCGCATATGCCACCATATATCACCTACAGGGTTATTTCAAAAGATGGATTCATGCATGATCCAGTACCAATTACCATTTCAGATCCCGTCATGATGCATGACTTTGCCATTACAGAGAATTATGCAATTTTCATGGATCTTCCTCTTTATTTCAGGCCCAAG GAAATGGTTAAAGATAACAAGCTAATATTTACATTTGATGCAACCAAAAAATCTCGCTTTGGGGTACTTCCACGTTATGCAAAGAATGAGCTTCAAATCAGATGGTTTGAGCTTCCAAACTGCTTCATTTTTCACAATG CCAATGCAtgggaggaggaagatgaagttgTTTTGGTTTCTTGCCGTCTTGAGAATCTTGATCTGGACATGGTCAATGGGACTGTCAAGGAAAAGCTCGAGAATTTCACAAATGAACT GTATGAAATGAGATTCAACATGAAAACTGGCCTGGCTTCACAAAAGAAGCTGTCTGCGCCTTCTGTCGATTTTCCGAGGATAAATGAGTGCTACACCGGCAG GAAACAAAGGTATGTGTACGGAACCATTCTGGATAACATTGCAAAGGTTACTGGAATTGTGAAGTTTGATCTGCATGCTGAGCCAGAGGAAGTGAAAACGAAGATTGAGGTTGGAGGAAATGTTAAAGGTGTGTTTGACCTGGGACCAGGTAGATTTGGTTCTGAAGCTATTTTTGTCCCTCGAGAGCCTGGCATCACttctgaagaagatgatgggtACCTGATATTCTTCGTACATGATGAAAACACAGG GAAGTCGGCAGTAAATGTAATTGACGCGAAAAACATGTCATCTGACCCTGTTGCAGTTGTTGAATTACCCCACAGGGTTCCTTATGGCTTCCATGCCTTCTTCGTGACTGAG GAACAACTTCAGGAACTGTCTAAGCTGTAA
- the LOC115753082 gene encoding polygalacturonase-like — protein sequence MSWRQLGTLSLSLSLKAEEVTMSSSINVHRLGLLVSVVFVILNGPGNLVVAFKDQKGLGFDTKSLLVDTHKSFSRLHMMRRLAATSTSTAKVVNVDDYGAKGDGGDDSEAFKKAWNVACSTERAVLEVPKNRIYHLKPTTFSGPCKSDLTFKVYGTIKASVRLSDYNKDRRHWLVFDSLTDFRMEGGGFINGNGRKWWANSCKINKALPCKAAPTAMTFYECKNLRVADLIIQNAQQMHLSFQKCVNVKALNLLVSAPAKSPNTDGIHVTGTQNILIKNCVIRTGDDCISIVSGSKNVQATDIVCGPGHGISIGSLGADKSTDYVSNVLVNRARLSGTTNGVRIKTWQGGSGYAKNIIFQNISMRNVSNPIIIDQNYCDQNGPCPKQVSAVQVSNVMYKNIKGTSASEVAINFDCSKSYPCTGILLQNVGLVSNSGESAKASSLNVRYTKMGDVYP from the exons ATGTCTTGGAGACAATTGGGAA ctctctctctctctctctctctgaaagcAGAAGAAGTGACCATGTCCTCCTCCATTAATGTCCATAGACTTGGCCTTCTTGTTTCAGTAGTTTTCGTCATCTTGAATGGTCCCGGGAACCTCGTGGTGGCTTTTAAGGATCAGAAAGGCCTTGGTTTCGATACGAAGAGCCTTCTCGTAGACACCCACAAGAGCTTCTCAAGGTTGCACATGATGAGAAGGCTCGCTGCGACTTCGACTTCAACGGCAAAGGTGGTTAATGTGGATGACTATGGAGCTAAAGGTGACGGAGGAGATGACTCGGAG GCTTTCAAGAAAGCATGGAATGTGGCTTGTTCTACAGAGAGAGCTGTTTTGGAAGTCCCCAAGAACAGAATCTATCACCTTAAGCCCACGACTTTCTCTGGTCCCTGTAAATCTGATCTTACGTTTAAG GTATATGGGACAATCAAAGCTTCAGTTCGCCTGTCGGACTACAACAAGGATAGAAGACACTGGCTTGTGTTTGATAGCCTTACAGACTTCAGAATGGAAGGCGGCGGCTTCATCAATGGCAATGGCAGGAAATGGTGGGCTAATTCCTGCAAAATCAACAAAGCTCTC CCATGCAAAGCAGCACCAACT GCCATGACATTCTACGAGTGCAAGAACTTGAGAGTAGCTGACCTGATCATCCAAAACGCCCAACAAATGCACCTCTCATTCCAGAAGTGTGTCAATGTAAAAGCACTGAACCTGTTGGTGTCTGCACCAGCGAAAAGCCCGAACACTGATGGGATTCATGTCACCGGCACCCAAAACATTCTCATCAAGAATTGCGTCATCAGGACAG GGGATGATTGCATTTCCATAGTAAGTGGGTCCAAAAATGTTCAAGCTACGGATATAGTCTGTGGACCAGGACATGGCATCAG CATTGGGAGCCTAGGAGCTGATAAATCAACAGATTACGTTTCAAACGTGCTCGTAAATAGGGCGAGGCTTTCAGGAACCACAAATGGAGTGAGGATCAAGACTTGGCAG GGAGGATCTGGCTACGCAAAAAAcatcattttccaaaacattTCGATGCGGAACGTGAGCAATCCTATAATCATAGATCAAAACTACTGTGACCAAAACGGACCATGTCCAAAGCAg GTATCGGCGGTCCAAGTGAGTAATGTGATGTACAAGAATATAAAAGGGACAAGCGCGTCCGAAGTGGCCATAAATTTCGATTGCAGCAAGAGTTACCCTTGCACAGGGATTTTGTTGCAGAATGTCGGGCTGGTGAGTAATTCGGGGGAGAGCGCCAAAGCTTCGAGTTTGAACGTTAGATATACCAAGATGGGGGATGTCTATCCATAG